A region from the Polyangiaceae bacterium genome encodes:
- a CDS encoding mechanosensitive ion channel — protein MELITSAPVAIDWHRAGFSAAVVGGALILGLILASVLTRLLTIWAGRTDTKVDDAIAKHMRTALRWLLPLAFARVALPFASLPVPHRDAVHHVLLVVVIVACGYALLKGVRVFEEVANMRMEERHEDDLQSRAVRTQVRGVRNVADFVIVVLTIGFALTTFESVRQIGTGMLASAGLAGVVLGFAAQKTLATLLAGVQLTLSQRIRVDDVVIVEGEWGTIEEIRLTYVVVRIWDKRRLVLPANYFIDKPFQNWTRSSTALLGTVNLYLDYSVPVEAIRAELKRILDASEYWDGDSWGVQVTDATDRTMCVRPLISAKDAGDQWNLRCEVREKLIAYVQQNYPAALPRLRGEVQTS, from the coding sequence ATGGAGTTGATAACCAGCGCCCCCGTGGCCATCGATTGGCACCGCGCGGGATTCAGCGCCGCCGTAGTGGGCGGTGCGCTGATCCTGGGCCTGATCTTGGCATCCGTGCTCACGCGGCTGCTCACCATCTGGGCAGGGCGCACGGACACCAAGGTGGACGACGCCATCGCCAAGCACATGCGCACCGCGCTCAGGTGGCTCCTGCCCCTGGCCTTCGCGCGCGTCGCGCTGCCGTTCGCGTCGCTGCCCGTGCCTCACCGGGACGCCGTTCACCACGTGCTCCTGGTGGTGGTCATCGTCGCGTGCGGCTACGCGCTCTTGAAGGGGGTGCGCGTGTTCGAAGAAGTCGCGAACATGCGAATGGAGGAGCGGCACGAGGACGACCTGCAGTCGCGCGCCGTGCGCACCCAGGTGCGGGGCGTGCGCAACGTGGCGGATTTCGTGATCGTCGTGCTCACCATCGGCTTTGCGCTCACCACCTTCGAGTCCGTTCGCCAGATCGGAACCGGGATGTTGGCGTCTGCTGGGTTGGCCGGAGTAGTGCTCGGTTTCGCGGCGCAGAAGACGCTGGCCACGCTGCTCGCCGGGGTCCAGCTCACGTTGAGCCAGCGGATCCGCGTGGACGACGTGGTCATCGTCGAGGGTGAGTGGGGCACCATCGAGGAAATCCGGCTGACCTACGTGGTGGTGCGCATCTGGGACAAGCGCCGTCTGGTGCTGCCCGCGAACTACTTCATCGACAAGCCGTTCCAGAACTGGACACGCTCTTCCACGGCGTTGCTCGGTACCGTGAACCTGTACCTGGACTACAGCGTGCCCGTGGAAGCGATCCGCGCCGAGCTGAAGCGCATCTTGGACGCGTCGGAGTACTGGGACGGCGACTCCTGGGGAGTGCAGGTCACCGACGCGACCGATCGAACGATGTGCGTGCGACCGTTGATCAGCGCCAAGGACGCCGGGGATCAATGGAACCTGCGCTGCGAGGTACGCGAGAAGCTGATCGCCTACGTGCAGCAGAACTACCCGGCGGCGCTTCCGCGGCTGCGAGGCGAGGTGCAAACCTCCTGA
- a CDS encoding SCO family protein — translation MPRLMFVLLAALVLATGCKKAPDLPVSGKIGAFELRDQSGKTFSNADLRGKVWVAAFMFTRCPTVCPRMMRTMKKLQEQAKADGVPLTLVSFSVDPENDTPEVLRAFAKKYDVDLATWSFLTGDYETVKRTSEESFKMTMEGKADAQASGFGIVHGSHLVLVDQDMQIRGFYQTKTEDELGKLLEDAKSLSK, via the coding sequence ATGCCCAGGCTCATGTTCGTGTTGCTCGCCGCGCTGGTGCTGGCGACGGGCTGCAAGAAGGCTCCGGACCTGCCCGTGAGTGGAAAGATTGGAGCGTTCGAGCTGCGAGACCAGAGTGGCAAGACGTTTTCCAACGCAGACCTGCGCGGGAAGGTGTGGGTCGCGGCGTTCATGTTCACCCGCTGCCCCACGGTGTGCCCCCGAATGATGCGCACCATGAAGAAGCTGCAAGAGCAGGCCAAAGCAGACGGCGTTCCGCTCACCCTGGTGAGCTTTTCCGTGGATCCCGAGAACGACACGCCGGAGGTGCTCCGCGCCTTCGCCAAGAAGTACGACGTGGATCTGGCGACCTGGAGCTTTCTCACGGGCGACTACGAGACCGTGAAGCGCACCAGCGAGGAGAGCTTCAAGATGACGATGGAGGGAAAGGCCGATGCTCAGGCGTCTGGCTTTGGCATCGTGCATGGGTCGCACCTGGTGCTCGTGGACCAGGACATGCAGATCCGGGGCTTCTACCAGACGAAGACCGAGGACGAGCTCGGCAAGCTCTTGGAGGACGCCAAGTCCCTCTCCAAGTGA
- a CDS encoding TetR/AcrR family transcriptional regulator has protein sequence MARPIVIRDEDILEAARAVFLERGVRATAQDVARTAGVSEGTVFKRFRTKFELFEAAMGPASEDPALISYLPLRVGAEDLEHALVSTGVELCAALRRVLPLLMMAWSNPGESGTPAVLDNPMPLRVLSALTEYFADEQKLGRIAGDPDILARTFMGAVYNFVLFDVLYRAPDSGADERFARRLVSLLMKGALPRRRVVRRRRVPVGAGGE, from the coding sequence ATGGCCCGCCCCATCGTCATTCGCGATGAGGACATCCTCGAAGCCGCCCGCGCGGTCTTTCTCGAGCGCGGAGTGCGAGCGACTGCCCAGGACGTGGCGCGTACCGCGGGGGTGTCCGAGGGCACCGTCTTCAAGCGCTTTCGCACCAAGTTCGAGCTGTTCGAGGCGGCCATGGGTCCTGCCAGCGAGGACCCTGCGCTGATCTCGTACTTGCCCTTGCGGGTGGGGGCGGAGGATCTGGAGCACGCGCTGGTCAGCACGGGGGTGGAGCTGTGCGCGGCGTTGCGCCGCGTACTGCCGCTCTTGATGATGGCCTGGAGCAACCCGGGAGAGAGCGGTACGCCGGCCGTGCTGGACAACCCCATGCCGTTGCGCGTGCTTTCGGCGCTGACCGAGTACTTCGCCGACGAGCAGAAGCTCGGGCGCATCGCCGGAGACCCGGACATCTTGGCGCGCACCTTCATGGGGGCGGTGTACAACTTCGTGCTCTTCGACGTGCTCTACCGCGCGCCGGATTCGGGAGCGGACGAGCGCTTCGCGCGAAGGCTCGTGAGTCTCCTGATGAAGGGGGCCTTGCCTCGGCGGCGCGTCGTCCGCCGTCGACGCGTTCCTGTCGGAGCTGGAGGCGAATGA
- a CDS encoding efflux RND transporter periplasmic adaptor subunit, whose product MQVRALPKMLEVSGTLEARERSEVAAQLPAVVKSVRVDLGDKVKKGDLLVELDGRDAALRLAAARAQVRQAEARLGVDKNKAFDPSSVADVQAAEDGKKLAEREAARARELAGKGSLAPAELDRAESAESRASAQLEVAKNSAQQGFEGLSAARAQASLAAKGVGDSKVRAPFDGYVVERRVSPGEYAAPGRAVVVVVSVDPMRLRFDVSEGDVGRVALGSNVEVRVAAFDDRVFEGKVARIGASLSSMSRTLPVEADVPNPEGLLRPGFFARVSLSLPGKKVDTLWVPEAAVATSGGTPRVYVRSAEHVVEHLVMVLRKSEGQVQVQGDLTPDAEVAITNVETLSDGTLVTVVP is encoded by the coding sequence GTGCAGGTGCGCGCGCTGCCGAAGATGCTCGAGGTTTCCGGGACGCTCGAGGCTCGTGAGCGGAGCGAGGTCGCCGCCCAGCTACCGGCGGTAGTGAAGAGCGTGCGGGTGGATCTCGGCGACAAGGTGAAGAAGGGCGACCTGCTGGTGGAGCTCGACGGGCGTGACGCCGCCTTGCGCCTCGCGGCGGCGCGGGCGCAGGTGCGCCAAGCGGAGGCGCGCCTGGGTGTCGACAAGAACAAGGCCTTCGACCCGAGCTCCGTGGCGGACGTTCAGGCGGCGGAGGATGGCAAGAAGCTCGCGGAACGCGAGGCCGCGCGGGCTCGAGAGCTGGCGGGCAAGGGCTCTTTGGCTCCGGCGGAGCTCGATCGCGCGGAGAGCGCCGAGTCTCGGGCCAGCGCTCAGCTGGAGGTGGCGAAGAACTCGGCGCAGCAGGGTTTCGAGGGACTCTCGGCGGCCCGAGCGCAAGCTTCCCTGGCGGCCAAAGGCGTGGGCGATTCGAAAGTGCGGGCGCCCTTCGACGGCTACGTGGTGGAGCGACGCGTCTCTCCGGGAGAGTACGCGGCGCCGGGGCGCGCGGTAGTGGTGGTGGTGAGCGTGGACCCGATGCGCCTGCGGTTCGACGTGTCCGAAGGCGACGTGGGGCGCGTGGCGTTGGGCAGCAACGTGGAGGTGCGGGTGGCGGCCTTCGACGATCGCGTGTTCGAGGGCAAGGTGGCGCGCATCGGCGCGAGCCTGTCTTCCATGTCGCGCACGCTGCCGGTGGAAGCGGACGTGCCCAACCCCGAGGGCCTCCTGCGCCCTGGGTTCTTCGCCCGCGTGAGCCTTTCGTTGCCCGGCAAGAAGGTGGACACGCTGTGGGTTCCCGAAGCTGCGGTGGCGACCTCCGGCGGAACCCCGCGAGTCTACGTGCGTTCGGCGGAGCACGTGGTGGAGCACCTGGTGATGGTGCTGCGCAAGAGCGAAGGGCAAGTGCAGGTGCAAGGGGATCTGACGCCCGACGCCGAGGTGGCCATCACGAACGTGGAGACGCTGTCCGACGGCACGCTCGTGACAGTCGTGCCTTGA
- a CDS encoding efflux RND transporter permease subunit translates to MQWLAKICVQRPVFASVIVLVLTVVGIFSYFGLGIDRFPKVDFPVVVVTTYVPGAAPEQVETDVSDKLESAVNTIAGIDELRSVSVEGVSQVIVMFALEKNIDVAADEVRQRVAAVTAELPPGIDPPTILKMDPDSTPILTLAVSGAGSVRDVTELADKSIKREIESLPGVGEVAIVGGRERQINVWLDPAMLEKYSIPAVLVERALRTQNLELPSGRVEQGGKQLTLRTLGRVDSVQELGELVVARRGSYAVRLSDLGRVEDGMAEAETVGYRGARPTVLLSIRKQSGTNTVAVVDGIKRRLSEIQTTLPKGYTLEVARDQSEFIRNSINAVKEHLVLGGFLAALVVFFFLLNVRSTVISALAIPASIVSTFALMKYAGFSLNALTMLALTLSVGIVIDDAIVVLENIYRHIEEKGTPPFQAAIDATKEIGLAVLATTLSLVAVFLPVAFMGGIVGRFMNSFGLTMAFAIMVSLLVSFVLTPMLSARWIRAKSMSERRGTTGSDPHGSKSSRVYGAIEGGYMWLLDKSLRHRWVVVLAAVMALASIPLLGAVANKNFLPDEDESQFQITVRAPEGTSLEATRLLTTRIAALAEKQPGVAYAVSTVGDDPQKTPNLALIYVKLVPHDRRGESQQQLVVRTRTAIERVPENANLRVAVSLVPMFSGGGQNFPIMLQLQGPELDTLERYSRSLLDTLKKTPGVVDADSSLVVGKPELRVHIDRKKAADLGVEVADVAGALRLLVGGYQVSTYNEKSEQYEVRVRALASGRASADDLRRIIVPSARFGTVTLDNVVRFDQGTGPSRIDRFNRKKTVTLMANMTPGGSQAAVLSAMDKAADDLHMGPGYALTPVGQSREFGRAARNFGLAFLLSFIFMYLVLAAQFESWLHPVTILLSLPLTVPFAIFSIILFGQSLNIFSMLGILVLFGIVKKNSILQIDHTIKLRAAGKDRATAIRQANRDRLRPILMTTIAFVAGMIPLVVSSGAGAGTNRATGFVIIGGQSLALLLTLIATPVAYSLFDDASVFLNRTYTRLTGRRALSEAPAPGGE, encoded by the coding sequence ATGCAGTGGCTGGCGAAAATCTGCGTTCAGCGTCCGGTCTTCGCCAGCGTCATAGTGCTGGTGCTCACCGTGGTGGGCATCTTTTCCTACTTCGGTTTGGGTATCGATCGCTTTCCCAAGGTGGACTTCCCCGTCGTGGTGGTGACCACCTACGTGCCCGGCGCCGCGCCGGAGCAGGTGGAGACGGACGTCAGCGACAAGCTCGAATCCGCGGTCAACACCATCGCCGGCATCGACGAGCTGCGCAGCGTTTCCGTCGAGGGCGTGAGCCAGGTCATCGTGATGTTCGCGCTGGAGAAGAACATCGACGTGGCGGCGGACGAGGTGCGCCAGCGAGTGGCTGCGGTGACGGCGGAGCTGCCGCCGGGCATCGATCCGCCGACCATCCTGAAGATGGACCCGGACAGCACGCCGATCCTCACGCTGGCGGTGAGTGGTGCCGGCAGCGTGCGCGACGTGACGGAGCTCGCGGACAAGAGCATCAAGCGCGAGATCGAGTCGCTGCCGGGGGTCGGCGAGGTGGCCATCGTCGGGGGCCGCGAGCGGCAGATCAACGTGTGGCTCGACCCCGCGATGCTCGAAAAATACTCGATCCCGGCCGTGCTCGTGGAGCGCGCCCTGCGCACGCAGAACCTGGAGCTTCCGAGCGGGCGCGTGGAACAGGGGGGCAAGCAGCTCACGCTCCGCACCCTGGGCCGCGTGGACAGCGTGCAGGAGCTGGGCGAGCTGGTGGTGGCGCGTCGCGGCAGCTATGCCGTGCGGCTCTCCGATCTCGGTCGCGTGGAAGACGGCATGGCCGAGGCCGAGACCGTCGGCTATCGCGGTGCGCGCCCCACGGTGCTGCTCAGCATCCGCAAGCAGAGCGGCACCAACACCGTCGCCGTGGTGGACGGCATCAAGCGGAGGCTGAGCGAGATCCAGACGACGCTGCCCAAGGGCTACACCCTGGAGGTCGCTCGGGATCAGTCGGAGTTCATCCGCAATTCCATCAACGCCGTGAAGGAGCACCTCGTCTTGGGCGGCTTTCTGGCGGCCTTGGTGGTGTTCTTCTTCCTGCTCAACGTGCGCTCCACGGTGATCAGCGCACTGGCCATCCCGGCCAGCATCGTCAGCACCTTCGCGCTGATGAAGTACGCGGGCTTCTCCCTCAATGCGCTGACCATGTTGGCACTCACCCTGAGCGTCGGCATCGTGATCGACGACGCCATCGTCGTGCTCGAGAACATCTACCGACACATCGAGGAGAAAGGCACGCCGCCGTTCCAGGCGGCCATCGACGCCACCAAGGAAATCGGCTTGGCGGTGCTCGCTACCACGCTCTCCTTGGTCGCCGTGTTCCTGCCGGTGGCGTTCATGGGCGGCATCGTGGGCCGTTTCATGAACTCCTTCGGGCTCACCATGGCGTTCGCCATCATGGTGTCGCTGCTCGTGAGCTTCGTCCTGACGCCCATGCTTTCGGCCCGGTGGATCCGGGCCAAGAGTATGTCGGAGCGCCGCGGAACCACGGGGTCCGATCCCCATGGCAGCAAGAGCTCGCGCGTCTATGGCGCCATCGAGGGCGGCTACATGTGGCTGCTCGACAAAAGTCTGCGCCACCGCTGGGTGGTGGTGCTCGCCGCGGTAATGGCCCTGGCCAGCATTCCGCTCTTGGGCGCCGTCGCCAACAAGAACTTCCTCCCGGACGAAGACGAGTCACAGTTCCAGATCACGGTGCGCGCGCCCGAGGGCACCAGCTTGGAAGCCACCCGGCTCTTGACCACTCGCATCGCGGCCCTCGCGGAAAAGCAACCGGGCGTGGCGTATGCCGTGAGCACCGTCGGGGATGATCCGCAAAAGACGCCGAACCTCGCGCTGATCTACGTGAAGCTCGTGCCCCACGACCGACGCGGCGAGAGCCAGCAGCAGCTCGTGGTTCGTACCCGCACGGCCATCGAAAGAGTGCCCGAGAACGCGAACCTTCGCGTGGCCGTGTCGCTGGTGCCGATGTTCAGCGGCGGGGGACAAAACTTTCCCATCATGCTCCAGCTCCAGGGCCCGGAGCTCGATACGCTGGAGCGCTACTCTCGCTCGCTGCTGGACACGCTGAAGAAGACCCCCGGCGTGGTGGACGCCGACAGCTCTCTGGTGGTGGGCAAGCCCGAGCTCCGCGTGCACATCGACCGCAAGAAGGCGGCCGACTTGGGCGTGGAGGTCGCGGACGTCGCCGGCGCGCTGCGGCTCTTGGTCGGCGGCTATCAGGTCTCCACCTACAACGAGAAGAGCGAGCAGTACGAGGTGCGCGTTCGGGCCTTGGCGTCCGGCCGCGCCAGCGCGGACGACCTGCGGCGTATCATCGTGCCGTCGGCTCGCTTCGGCACCGTGACGCTGGACAACGTGGTGCGTTTCGACCAGGGCACGGGGCCTTCGCGCATCGACCGCTTCAATCGCAAGAAGACGGTGACGCTGATGGCGAACATGACGCCGGGCGGCTCTCAGGCGGCGGTGCTCAGCGCCATGGACAAGGCCGCCGACGACTTGCACATGGGCCCCGGCTACGCCCTCACGCCGGTGGGACAATCCCGGGAGTTCGGCCGTGCCGCCCGAAACTTCGGCCTCGCCTTCCTGCTCTCGTTCATCTTCATGTACTTGGTGCTGGCGGCGCAGTTCGAGTCCTGGCTGCATCCGGTGACCATCCTCTTGTCTCTGCCGCTGACGGTGCCTTTTGCCATCTTCAGCATCATCCTGTTCGGTCAATCTCTGAACATCTTCTCCATGCTCGGCATCTTGGTGCTGTTCGGCATCGTGAAGAAGAATTCGATCCTGCAGATCGATCACACCATCAAGCTCCGCGCGGCCGGCAAGGATCGCGCGACCGCCATCCGCCAAGCGAACCGCGATCGCCTCCGGCCCATCTTGATGACGACCATCGCCTTCGTGGCGGGCATGATCCCTCTGGTGGTCTCCAGCGGCGCCGGAGCCGGGACCAACCGCGCCACCGGCTTCGTGATCATCGGCGGTCAGAGCCTGGCGCTGCTCTTGACCTTGATCGCGACGCCCGTGGCGTATTCCCTGTTCGACGACGCCAGCGTGTTCCTGAACCGCACGTACACGCGCCTCACCGGCCGGCGCGCGCTGAGCGAAGCTCCGGCGCCGGGCGGCGAGTAG